A segment of the Fusobacterium ulcerans genome:
AGAGTTCCTTTTCCTACTGCGAATATATCATCAACAGTCATTTGGAATCCAACTGGTCTTCCTTCAAATTTAGCTCTTTCTTCTAATTGAGCTAGGTTAAAGTCTACTAATTCTTTGCTTAATGGTACGTTTCCAACAGCTAGGTATCTTACTTTACCTACGTTGTCTCTAGCTGGCATCATTTTACCTGCATTGTATTTAGATGGAGCGAATGGAACGTCTAGTACACCTTGTTCGAAAGCTTTAACTACACCAACAGCCCAGTCTCCTTCTCCTAATTCTAATACTTTATTTAAGATACATTTAGTTTCAGCTTTAATAACATCTATTTCTTTTGCTAATTCTGGAGACATTGATAATTGTTGTCCTTTAAGAAGGTTAAGAACCATTTTTGTAGCTTTAATTCCCATTGCATTAGCTTCTTTTGTAGGAACTCCAATAGCTTCATGAGGAGTTTTAACAATAACTTTTGTAGCTCCAGCAAGAGCAGCAGCAGAAGCACCATTAGAAATAACTCCAAATGCTTTAGCTTCATCTTCTGGGAATCCTCCCATCCATTGGTGGAATACAGTTGTTAAATCAATATCATTATATCCATACTCTTTGAAATACTCTTCTCCTTGCTCAGTTAATGCTCTAATAGCAGCAACGTCTTGGATTAAGTTTCCACATTGTCCATATCCTAAAGTAATATTTTTAACTCCTTGCTCAGCAGCTAGTAATCCTTCAAGGATTCCAACAGCATTTGACATTGATGGAGGAACTAATGTACCAGTTAATGGTCCAAATGGTTCTCTGTTGATTGATACTCCGTGCTCTTCATACCATCCAACTAGTCTGTCAACATATTGCCAGTCAATTAGTGTTCTTTCTAGAGAAACTGATTTAGCGTAAGGAACGTTATAACTGATTCCTCCACCCTCATCAGAAGTATATCCAGCTGCGATCATGATTTCAGAAAGTAGTCTAGCATCTGGAGTTCCATGTCTCATTTGTAGAGGTAGATCTATAGCTTCAACAACTTGTCTACATCCTGTAACTCCGTGGTTTACACCTGGGAATCCATTAAGAAGTGATCTTCCAGCTTTTTTAGATTCTTCTATTCCTTTTTCACAGTTTTCATATTTATTTTGTCTTGTATAAGAGTCGATAGTTGATGGAAGTAAGTCTGCTCCTCCAACTTTATCTAAGTAGTCTAATAATTCTATATGTTGTTCTATTAAAGCAACCCCTGCTCTAGGTTGTGCTAGAGTAATTCCTGCTTTTTTAGCATCTACTAATTTTTTAGAGAAGCTTTTTGATTCTGGTAATGCTTTATGGAAAGCTACAGCTTCTTCTAAGTTTACTTCTTTCCCTGTAGGCCACCCTTTTAAAACTTCTTCTCTCATTTCGAAGAACTCTTCTTCAGTCCATTTCTTAAATCTAAGTTTCATATTTAAATATTCCTCCTTATAATTTCTTATACTTCGACTAGATATTTTTTCATTATTCTAACAGCTAAGTTTGGATAATCCTGGGCTAACAGTCCCATTGATGACAATATATATGTTTTGTCTACAAGGAATTTTGGAGACATAGGTTTCAAGTGAACAGGATCTTGTTCATTGAAATTTCCAGCTTTTAATATTCCTTGAGGATTTAAACTATGAATGATAACTCCTCCTGTACCAATAACATAAGGTGCATCAGTCAAGTCTTTTCCACTTTGATTAAACATTGTTCCCATTGGAGTATAAACACACTCTAGCACTCCACAGTGTCTTGTCATTGCAATTTCAGTAGCTGCCATTGCCATTGCCTCATCAAATCTGATCTCTTCTTCATTTTGAGGCACCATCTTGATATGATCATGTCTATACTGACATGCAGCTTTCACATCAATTTGCTTTAATGAATCATGTAAATAGTTTCTTATTTTTCTTGTTCCTGCTGCTTCTAAAAGAGCTACTGATGAGTATCTCATTCCAAGATCTCCTTCTACAGTTCTTTTAGCAAATGGTTCTTCCAAACCTTTTATCATGATAGAAGGTTTTGTAGGATCTCCTTTAGCTATTGAGTGAACATCTGTTGTTGCTCCTCCAATATCTACTACTATTAAATCTCCTATTCCATCTTCATCATCAGTACCCTCTGCAAGTACCTCAGCAGCTTTTAATACAGCTGCTGGTGTAGGCATCAGTATACCTCTTATAAACTCTTCTGCGTTTTTCATTCCTTTAGCTTCTACTATTCTATTCATAAAAACTTTTCTGATTTCTTCACGAGAAGGTTCAACATTTAATTTATTTATTACAGGCATTACATTTTCTGTTACAAAATAATCTATTTCAGCTTCTTTGAAAATAGCTTCCACCTGGTCAATAGCTGCTTTATTTCCTGCAACTACAACTGGCACATCAAGTTTATACTCTGCAATCATTTTAGCATTATGAATGATACAGTCTTTATTACCACCGTCTGTTCCACCAGCTAATAATATTATGTCCAGAGGAGTAGCCTTGATTTCTTCAAGTTCTCTGTGATTTAATTCGTAAGCATATGTCTTTATTACTCTTGCTCCAGCTCCTAGAGCAGCTTTTTTAGCAGCTTCAGCTGTAAGTTCAGGTACAAGGCCTATTGCTACCATTTTCAATCCACCAGCAGCAGATGAACAGGCAGTTTTACTTACAAACTCCACAGAATCAAAATCAACCTTCTCATTTATTGCAGCTTTTAATTTGTCATAAGCCTTATTAAATCCGATCATGATATCTTCTTCAACTGTAGTAATATCCTTTGCTGTCGCTAAAATAACTTCATTATCCATATCTATAGCAGTAAGTTTAGTGTAAGTACTCCCAAAATCTATGGCTAGATAAACTTTCATAACAACCACTCTCTTTTATTGTAAAGTTTTTTTGAAAAATTTCAGTTGATTAAGATTAAGCAATCCCTAAATCTTTCTTTAAATCTTCTGTTGTATCTTCGATAGGAGTTCCTGGTCTGTAAACTCTATCAAATCCCATAGCTTTAAATCTTTCTTCTACTTCACTCCAAACTTGTTTTCCAACAACAATGTTTCCACCTACATAAAGGATGATGTCATTAAGTCCTGCTTCTTTACATTTTTCTCTCATTCCTTGACAATCTAGTTCCCCATGTCCATATAAAGAAGAAACTATTATAGCATCAGCACTCGTTTCAACAGCTGCGTTGATGAAGTCAGCTTGTGGTGATAAAACTCCGATGTTTACTACTTCAAATCCATTAGACTCTAAAACGTGATGAATAATTTTGTTTCCAACTGCGTGACAGTCTGATCCAATAACTCCAATTACAACTTTTTTTCCATTTTTTTCCATGAAAAATAGCCTCCTCTGTGTATGATATTTAAACTTTAATAATAATATACCTCTTTTTTGTAAAAAATCAAGCATTATTAATAATATGAATGATAAAAATTTATTTTTTTAATCACATATATAAAACTCGCTATTTTATGCCATTTTGTTAAATATTTGTTAATATTTTTCAATTACTGGTTAACAGATTTCCATTTTAGGTAATATTTCCTTTTTTATGTTGTAAAAAATATATTTCATAATTATAAAAAATATATGTTTTTTTTCATTTTTGAATAAAAAATGGTCAAACCAAGGTTTTTTATTAACATTTTTTTTGATTAATTACTTTACACTAAAATATTTTCAAAAAACTTTTTTTAATTGAATTTAAAAACTATCCTTACTTTTTCTTAAATATCCTTTGCTCATCTATGTTTTTCAATGAAACTTCCATTAGGAAAATTTGATTTTTTCAAGAATGTGTGTTATAATATCTTGAAAATAAATTATACTAGCTAATGTAGGGGAGTGGGTTTTGGTCCACTCCCTCTTTAGTAGTTATCTTGAAAGTGAGGTGAATACATACTTTATGGAAAAAAATAACAAGGAAAATATTTTGAAAAAAATTGAAACCATTGTTACCCCAGTAGTAAATGAAATGGAATTATCTCTTGTTGATATTGAATACCTTCAAGATGGAGGTTACTGGTATGTGAGAATATATGTTGAAAACCCTGAGGGAGATATAACTCTCGAAGATTGTGCAGCTATCAGTAATAAGATAGATGAAGACATTGACAAACTCATTGAACAAAGATTCTTCTTGGAAGTGTCTTCTCCAGGCATTGAAAGACCACTGAAGAAAATAGAAGATTATATCAGATTCAAGGGAGAAAAAGCTAAACTTAGTCTTAAACATAAAGTTGATGACAATAAAAACTTTGAAGGAATAATTACAGACTGTAAGGATAGTATTATATATTTAGAACTAGAAGATGAAAAAGTAATGGAAATTCCCTTTTCAGAAGTAAGAAAAGCCAATCTTGTTTATGAATTTGAAGAATTTTAATAGAATTTTCAGGAGGTAATGAAAATAATATGAAAAGTAAAGACGCTAAAGTTTTTTTAGAAGCCCTAGATGAATTAGAAAGAGAAAAAGGAATAAGTAAAGAAAATCTTCTTTTAACTGTTGAACAAGCTCTTTTGGCAGCTTACAAAAAAAATCATGGTGAAGAGGAAAATGTAGAAGTTGAAATCAACAGAGAAACTGGTGATGTAAAACTTTATGAGGTAAAAACTGTTGTAGAAACTGAAGACCTTTATGATGCAGCTATTGAAATCTCTCTTGATGATGCTCAAGAAATTAAAAAGAGAGTAAAAGTTGGTGATATAGTAAGAATAGAAATCAACTGTGAAGAGTTTAGAAGAAATGCTATCCAAAATGGAAAACAAATAGTTATCCAAAAAGTAAGAGAAGCTGAAAGACAATATATTTATGACAGATTCAAGGGAAAAGAAAATGATATCATTAATGGTATTATTAGAAGAATCGATGAGAAGAAAAATATATTTGTTGAGTTTGATGGTATAGAAGCTATCCTTCCTACCACTGAACAATCTCCAGCAGATACTTATAGAGTAGGAGAAAGACTTAAAGTATTCTTAGCAGAAGTTGAGAAAACTAATAAATTCCCTAAAATAGTTATTTCTAGAAAGCATGAAGGATTATTGAAAAAATTATTTGAACTTGAAATACCAGAAATTACATCTGGATTGATAGAAATAAAAGCAGTTGCCAGAGAAGCTGGTTCAAGAGCTAAAGTCGCTGTATATTCAGCTGATCCTAATATTGACACTGTAGGAGCATGTATAGGTCAAAAAGGACTTAGAATAAAAAATATAGTTAATGAATTAAATGGAGAAAAAATAGATATTGTTATTTGGAAAGAATCTGTTGAAGAATTTGTTTCGGCAGTATTAAGTCCAGCAAAGGTAAAAAGTGTTGAAGTTATTGAAGATGAAAATACTGCAAGAGTTATTGTTGATAATTCACAATTATCTCTGGCTATTGGTAAAAACGGGCAAAATGCTAGACTTGCTGCCAAATTAACTGGTATGAGAGTTGATATAAAAACTGAGAATAGTTCTAAAGAGGATTCTTTAGAAGGAGAACAAAGTGAGTAATCAGGATTTTCCAGAAAGAACTTGCTTGATCTGTAAGGATAAAAAAGATAAAAAAGATTTATTCAGATTGGTTAAAGCAGGGGATGATAAGTATGTTTTTGATGAAAAACAAAAGCAGCAAAGCAGAGGCTACTATGTCTGTAAAACTCATGAATGTCTTCAAAGACTTGCTAAGCATAAGAAGATAAAAATGAACACAGATGACCTGATGAAGATGTTGAGTCTTTTAAAAAAGGGAGAAAAGGACTATTTGAATATTTTGAAAGCAATGAAAAATTCACAAGTTTTATCTTTTGGAATGAATATGGTTTTAGATGAGATAGAGCATACTCATTTCTTAGTTCTGGCACAAGATATAAGCGAAAAAAATGAAAAAAAACTTTTGCTTAAAGCTAAAGAACTAAATATAAACTTTGTTTATTTTGGAAATAAAAATCAACTTGGAGATATTTTTGGCAAAGATGAAGTAAGTGTCGTCGGTGTTAAAAATAAAAAAATAGCCCGTGGCCTCATAAATTAACCTAATTTAGGAGGTAATTAATGAAAGTAAGAGTACATGAATTAGCTAAAAAATACGATATGGGAAATAAAGAGTTTTTAAATCTTTTAAAAGATGATATTAAAATTACTGTTTCATCTCATTTATCTGGTTTAGCTGAGGAAGATGTGAAAAAAATAGATAAATATTTTGAAAATATAAATAATAATAAAGAAGAAATGATTGTGAAGCCTGAAAAAACGACTTCAAATGGAAAAGGAGATAGTTTGAATAAAAAGGTTGTAGAAACAGAAACAGATGATATATTTGAAGAAGAAGGATTAGGTAACGGTAAAAAATCTCAACAAATAAAAATTGGAAAAGATAAGAAAAACTGGAAAGGAGCTAAACCAGCTTCTGGAGAGAAAACTACTGATGATGAAAAATCTAAAAAAAATAAAAAGAAAAAAGGAAGAAGAACTGACTTTGTTATGAAAACTGTTGATAATGCTGGTTCTGAAACTATTGAAGAAGATGGAGTAAAAATAATCAAGGTAAGAGGAGAGATCACTTTAGGTGATTTTGCATCAAGACTTGGTGTAGGTAGTGCTGAAATAATTAAAAAGCTTTTCCTTAAAGGACAAATGCTTACTATAAACAGCCCTATATCTATAGAGATGGCTGAAGAAATAGCTATGGATTATGATGCTTTAGTTGAAAAAGAAGAAGAAGTAGAATTAGAGTTTGGAGAAAAATTTGCTCTTGAGCTTGAAGACAAAGATGAAGATCTTGTTGAAAGACCTCCTGTTATTACTATTATGGGACACGTTGACCATGGTAAGACATCATTGCTTGATGCTATTAGAGCAAGTAATGTAGTTTCTGGAGAAGATGGTGGAATTACTCAAAAGATTGGAGCTTATCAAGTTGTTAAAAGTGGTAAAAAAATCACTTTCGTTGACACTCCTGGACATGAGGCTTTTACTGATATGAGAGCCAGAGGAGCACAAGTTACTGATATTGCTATATTAGTTGTTGCTGCTGATGATGGAGTTATGCCACAAACAATAGAAGCTCTGTCACATGCAAAAGCTGCTAATGTTCCTATTATTGTTGCAGTAAATAAAATTGATAAACCTGAAGCTAACCCACAAAAAGTAAAACAAGAGCTTATGGAACATGGACTTGTTTCTATTGAATGGGGAGGAGATACTGAATTTGTTGAAGTATCTGCTAAAAAACAATTAAACCTTGATACATTGCTTGATACTATACTTATCACAGCTGAGATTCTTGAACTTAAAGCTAACCCTAAGAAAAGAGCTAAAGGAGTTGTTCTTGAATCTAAACTTGATCCTAAAGTTGGACCTATCGCAGACATTCTTGTTCAAGAGGGTACACTAAAAATAGGTGATGTTATAGTTGCTGGAGAAGTTTATGGTAAAGTAAGAGCATTGATTAATGATAGAGGAGAAAGAGTAGAAAAAGTAGAACTTTCTCAGCCAGCTGAAATTATTGGTTTCAACCAAGTACCTCAAGCTGGAGATACTATGTATGTTATTCAAAATGAACAACATGCTAAAAGAATTGTTGAAGAAGTGGCCAAGGAGAGAAAACTTTCTGAAACTAGTAAGAAGACTATCTCGCTTGAATCATTATCAGAGCAATTTGATCATGAAAACCTTAAAGAACTTAACCTTGTATTAAGAGCTGATTCTAGAGGTTCTGTAGAAGCGTTAAGAGAATCATTGATGAAACTTTCAACTAATGAAGTTGCTGTTAATATTATTCAAGCTGCTTCTGGAGCAATTACAGAAAGTGACGTTAAACTTGCTGAAGTTTCAAATGCTATTATAATAGGTTTCCATGTAAGACCTACTACAAAAGCTATAAAAGAAGCTGATGTTAATGGTGTTGAAATAAGAACTTCAAATATCATTTATCACATCACTGAAGATATAGAGAAAGCTCTGACTGGTATGCTTGAACCTGAGTTCAAAGAAATATACCTTGGAAGAATTGAAATCAAAAAAGTATTTAAAGTTTCTAAAGTTGGAAACATAGCTGGATGCGTTGTTGTTGACGGAAAAGTTAAAAATGACTCAAATATCAGAATACTAAGAGATGGAATAGTTATGTATGAAGGAAAACTTTCTTCATTGAAAAGATATAAAGATGATGCTAAAGAAGTAGTTGCAGGACAAGAATGTGGACTTGGAGTAGAAAACTTTAACGATATCAAAGAAGGAGATATTGTTGAGGCATTTGAAATCCAAGAAATTAAAAGAACTCTGAAATAAGAAATAACTAGATCAATAGTTCATATAGAAAGAGAGTGATGAAAAATGAAAAGACAAAGATTAGCAGGAATAGAAAAAGAAATGGCTAGAGTTATATCTCAAGCTCTTCTTGAAGAAGTAAAAAATCCAAAAATAAAAGGTATTGTATCAGTTACAAGTGTGCATGTTACTGAAGACCTAAAATTTGCAGATGTATTTTTTAGTGTAATGGGACAGGAAGATGTAAATACTGATGAAGTATTAGAAGGATTAAATCAAATAAAAGGATTTCTAAGAAAAAGAGTAGCTGAAGAGATCGAAATCAGATATATCCCTGAAATAAGAGTTAAAATAGATGACTCTATTGAACATGCAGTAAAAATATCAAAACTTTTAAATGATTTGAAAAGGTAGTGGTATGATGCATTGGGAATATAGTTCGCTACCTCAGACTCTTATTGATACTAAGGCTGCTCAATGGAAGAAGAATAGATTACTTACTACCTTATTACTCAATAGAGGCTTTGAAGATGGAAAAAAAGCAGATGAATTTATAAGCCCAAAAATTTCTGATTTTAGAGACCCTTTCAAATTTGAAAAAATGGAAAAAGTAGTAGATAAAATTTTAGAAAAAAGAGAAAAAAAGGAAAAAGTTTTTATTTATGGAGATTATGATGTTGATGGAATAACAGCAGCTGTATTTCTTGTTCTAGTCTTCAGAAACATTGGAATAGAAGTAGACTATTACATTCCCAATAGAATGGAAGAAGGCTATGGACTGGATAAAAAAACCATTGACTTCATTAATAAAGAGAAGGGAAAACTGGTTATCACTGTTGATACTGGTGTCAATTCTATAGAAGATGTAAAATATGCAGAGAGTTTAGGGATAGATGTGATAGTCACTGACCATCATAAAAGTATAAAAGAGGAGGAAGATGATCATCTCCTTCTCTTGAATCCCAAATTAAGTGATACTTATGAATTCAAATACCTGTCTGGAGCTGGAGTTGCTTTAAAAGTAGCTCAGGGTGTATATCAAAAACTTAAAATTGATATAAAAGACCTGCACCAGTATATGGATATAGTTATGATTGGCACGGTTGCTGATGTTGTTCCTATGACAGATGAAAACAGAATAATAATTAAACAGGGTCTTAGAGCTTTGAAAAAAACTAAAGTAAAAGGGCTTATGTATCTTTTGAAATATCTTAAATTTCAAAATAAAACTATAAATACAACAGATGTAAGTTACTTTATATCTCCTCTAATCAATTCTCTTGGAAGAGTAGGAATTTCCAAAATGGGAGCTGATTTTTTCTTGAAAGAGGATGATTTTGAAATCTATAATATAATAGAAGAAATGAAAAAATCAAATAAGAAAAGAAGAGAACTTGAAAAAAATATATATGATGAGGCCAATCAGGAAATTGCAAAAGTAGGACTTAAAAATCTTAAATGTATATTCTTAAGTTCAGAAAAATGGCATCCTGGAGTTATTGGTGTTGTGTCTTCAAGATTAAGTGTAAAATATAACATTCCTGTAACACTTGTCGCATTTAAAGATGGAATAGGAAAAGCATCTTGCAGAAGTGTAAAAGGAATAAGTGTTTTCAATATATTTCAGAATATGGGTAAAAAGCTTGTTAGATTTGGTGGACACGATCTTGCGGCTGGCTTCATAGTAAAGTCTGAAAATTTTGAAGAGGTAAAAAATATTTTTGAAGCAAGTATAGAAAATATAAAAATAGAAAAAGAAAAAAAGAGTTTGAAAATAGATACAGAATATTCTATTGAAAACATTGATGAAGATATGTTTGAGACTATGGAAAGTATATCACCATATGGGCTTGAAAATCCACATCCTTTATTTATTGATAGAGATCTTTCCTTTGAAACTATCAAAAAATTTGGTGTAGATGAAAGACATTTTAATGGAATAATAAGAAAAAATGGAAAAAATTATCATATGGTAGCATTCGATCTAGGTCATAAAATAAACGAAATAGAAGCTAAAATTCAAAAGTTTGATATTGTTTATTACCCTGAAAAAACTCTGTATAGAGGAGAGGAAATTTTTCAAATCAGGGTAAAAGATATTAAAATAAAAGACGATTTTTATGAAATTTTTACTAAATAGATCAAGGAGGAAAAATGAAACACGAAATCAAAAAATTAGAAAATTCAGCAGTAGAAATCAAAATTTCTCTTACTACTGAAGAAGTAAGTCCTATTAAAAATGAGGTATTAGCAGAACTTGCAGGTAAAGCAGAAGTTCCTGGATTCAGAAAAGGGAAAGCTCCTCTAGACAAAGTTGAAGCTCAATTCAAAGATGCTCTAAAAGAGGAAGTTACTGAGAAAGTTTTACATAAATACTATGAAGAAGTAGTGAAAGCTGAAAACATCATGCCTATAAGCTATATTCACAGTGTAGTAACTAACCTTAATGATGCTTTTGATCTTACTTTCAAAGTTGATGTATATCCAACTGTTGAATTAGGAGAATATAAAGGATTAGAAGCTGAAAAAGAAACTTTTGAAATGACTGAAGAAGTTTTAAACAAAGAACTTGAAATCATGGTAAACAGCAAGTCTAAATTAGAAGATACTGAAGCTGGACACAAAGCTGAAATGGGAGATACTGTTGATCTTGCTTTTGAAGGATTTGTAGATGGTGTTCCTTTTGAAGGAGGAAAATCTGAATCTCATACTTTAAAATTAGGTTCTAAGATGTTTATTGATAATTTTGAAGACCAACTAGTTGGTTATACAGCTGGACAAGAAGGAGAAATTAATGTAACTTTCCCTGAGCAATATCACGCTGCTGATCTTGCTGGAAAACCTGCTGTTTTCAAAGTTAAAATCAACGCTATCAAAAAACTTGTTGTTCCTGAACTAAATGAAGAATTAGCTAAAGAATTAGGATTTGAATCTATTGAAGATCTTAAAGCTAAAAAAACTGAAGAAATCAAAGCTAGAGAAGAAGCTAGAATCAAAAATGAGTACATTGGTAAATTATTAGATAAAGTTGCTGCTAGTTCAAAAGTAGAAGTTCCTTTCTCTATGGTAGCTACTGAAGTTAAAAATAGAATCTCTGAAATGGAAAACCAACTTTCAGCTCAAGGTATAGGAATGGATATGTACCTACAAATGACTGGAATGGACAGAGCTAAATTAGAAAATCAAATCGCTCCTATGGCTGCTGGAAAAGTAAAAGTAGATCTTATACTTGAAGCTATAGCTAAAGCTGAAAACTTAGAAGTTTCTGAAGAAGAAGTTACTGCTAAAATGACAGAAGTTGCTAAATATTATGGAATGGATTTAGCTAAATTAGAAGAAGAATTAAAAACTCACAACAACTATGATAACTTTAAATATACATTAAAAGGTGAATGTATGATGCAAAAAGCTATCAACCTTTTAGTTGAAACTGCAAAATAATAATCACAATACTATAGGAAGCAGCTAGCTGCTTCCTATAGCTTAAATAAATAACTGAATAATGGAGAAATCTATCATTTTGTTATTTATTTAAGGAGGTAATATTTATGTATAGTCCAACAGTAGTAGAAAGTACAGGTAGATCAGAAAGGGCCTATGATATATATTCAAGACTTTTAAAAGATAGGATAATATTCTTAGGAACAGAAATAGATGATAATGTAGCAAATGCAATTGTGGCACAACTTCTTTTTCTTGAAGCTGAAGATCCTGATAAAGATATCATTATGTATATAAATAGTCCTGGTGGAGTAGTTACAGCAGGAATGGCTATATATGATACTATGAACTATATAAAACCTGATGTACAAACTGTCTGCATTGGTCAGGCAGCAAGTATGGGTGCTCTTCTTTTAGGGGCTGGAGCAAAAGGAAAAAGATATGCTCTAGAACATTCTAGAATAATGATTCACCAACCTTTAGGTGGAGCAAGAGGTCAGGCGACAGATATAGAAATACAGGCAAAAGAAATATTGAGAATGAAAGAGATGCTATCTCAAATAATGGCTGACTGCACAGGAAAATCACTTTCAGAAATCCTAAATGATACTGAAAGAGACAACTATATGTCAGCTGAAGAAGCAAAAAATTATGG
Coding sequences within it:
- the clpP gene encoding ATP-dependent Clp endopeptidase proteolytic subunit ClpP, whose protein sequence is MYSPTVVESTGRSERAYDIYSRLLKDRIIFLGTEIDDNVANAIVAQLLFLEAEDPDKDIIMYINSPGGVVTAGMAIYDTMNYIKPDVQTVCIGQAASMGALLLGAGAKGKRYALEHSRIMIHQPLGGARGQATDIEIQAKEILRMKEMLSQIMADCTGKSLSEILNDTERDNYMSAEEAKNYGLIDQVFKK
- the tig gene encoding trigger factor is translated as MKHEIKKLENSAVEIKISLTTEEVSPIKNEVLAELAGKAEVPGFRKGKAPLDKVEAQFKDALKEEVTEKVLHKYYEEVVKAENIMPISYIHSVVTNLNDAFDLTFKVDVYPTVELGEYKGLEAEKETFEMTEEVLNKELEIMVNSKSKLEDTEAGHKAEMGDTVDLAFEGFVDGVPFEGGKSESHTLKLGSKMFIDNFEDQLVGYTAGQEGEINVTFPEQYHAADLAGKPAVFKVKINAIKKLVVPELNEELAKELGFESIEDLKAKKTEEIKAREEARIKNEYIGKLLDKVAASSKVEVPFSMVATEVKNRISEMENQLSAQGIGMDMYLQMTGMDRAKLENQIAPMAAGKVKVDLILEAIAKAENLEVSEEEVTAKMTEVAKYYGMDLAKLEEELKTHNNYDNFKYTLKGECMMQKAINLLVETAK
- the recJ gene encoding single-stranded-DNA-specific exonuclease RecJ; protein product: MMHWEYSSLPQTLIDTKAAQWKKNRLLTTLLLNRGFEDGKKADEFISPKISDFRDPFKFEKMEKVVDKILEKREKKEKVFIYGDYDVDGITAAVFLVLVFRNIGIEVDYYIPNRMEEGYGLDKKTIDFINKEKGKLVITVDTGVNSIEDVKYAESLGIDVIVTDHHKSIKEEEDDHLLLLNPKLSDTYEFKYLSGAGVALKVAQGVYQKLKIDIKDLHQYMDIVMIGTVADVVPMTDENRIIIKQGLRALKKTKVKGLMYLLKYLKFQNKTINTTDVSYFISPLINSLGRVGISKMGADFFLKEDDFEIYNIIEEMKKSNKKRRELEKNIYDEANQEIAKVGLKNLKCIFLSSEKWHPGVIGVVSSRLSVKYNIPVTLVAFKDGIGKASCRSVKGISVFNIFQNMGKKLVRFGGHDLAAGFIVKSENFEEVKNIFEASIENIKIEKEKKSLKIDTEYSIENIDEDMFETMESISPYGLENPHPLFIDRDLSFETIKKFGVDERHFNGIIRKNGKNYHMVAFDLGHKINEIEAKIQKFDIVYYPEKTLYRGEEIFQIRVKDIKIKDDFYEIFTK